A part of Cryptococcus neoformans var. grubii H99 chromosome 6, complete sequence genomic DNA contains:
- a CDS encoding ATP-binding cassette transporter has translation MSHVLPIAATALIPFTTLTSFTIYLTTHPSSPIKRIIRQQDIALPVHNGEALDGTLDDKDPFDIDDPVVCEDGTPVEPQQFWNSTWKRKLAVIGLMIPPLICNVLLFISSLLAPSNDVEDRQRNIILPALLLPSQTVTLIVGFWHLSQNEVSSHWPTTIHNAIDIFTQFIVLAFLALLPSSPLPSSPVSPEVFGAAPPDAYSSSLAFLKALLPILYLPPLVAILSVRRGPPLYLPLEAIYPSKIISSVPPDAQSLDPRKANVSPEVQATIPEWLLFGYATDVIRKGYVSESLDVWDLPILPRTLRALYQFKRMKRAYGKTKGRRGRMEGFNLLLTVAKVNSGLLWAQTLLAAATAFAYYLPHYLLKLFINFLENDPARTEPAWGWLLCFGLFTSNALIFIASGVTWSICTTYLQGKIRLQLNTMLFKKTLLKKDIAANSGDSGQVGGVREEAAKDKKRKEENGDSNAEDGEAVTSKTQIMTLFTVDVDRVTEFVFHLFAVIDAPLEIVVASFFVFKLLGISAMYGLLTAILSLPLNHFASKIVVRAQENLMKTRDQRTALMNEILQGIRMLKFMAWERSFESRIQTIRRNELSWQARNYQIEVAFNCIWALTPVIVTVVSFLHYTLVRGQQLTPSVAFTSVAVFAELRYALNAIPETFIQALQGFVSCRRIEKYLCLDEVAAIEENDGEGDIVLSSATFTWPRDETAFANELVIDAVSNAATPKTAFTLADLNLRFPKGKLSLICGRLGSGKSLLLAGLLGEADLLTGHVVCPRSAPDAMSKASANPSGDPWIVPNMVAYVPQQAWLQNASIKENILFSSPWDAERYQQVIEACSLLNDLDILEDGDETEVGEKGLNLSGGQKARVSLARAIYSRAGVLFLDDVLSAVDAHTAHAIMTNCLQGPIIEGRTVLIVSHHTALVSPAAAYIVALENGDVKFSGTREEFVASNLIDELDEEDAQARPTDSEQKEEKTVEENSTKIANKSVLSLSGACAESEAPDSETSSLAPEDDKTIVSSTLGVKQKTPRKLIEDEKRARGRITWTVWKTYFSALGGPIWWSLFILSLAMAMLVPVAEKGWLGYWTGSSLSPSEGGHTTRYYVMGYSVITIAGVFASNLQYCIIYFGSLQASRRLHNSMLKSVLFSTLRFHDTTSRGRLLNRFGKDIEGLDSSTADNFVRSAAYGLNVVVTFISITYVGGLPFVIAGCVVLVVYYQAGSIYGQTSRDMRRLDSVTRSPLYSLFGETVSGVAVLRAFGASNMALKNMMKLADTNLLAFAWSWTVNRWLSARFNLLSAVLVGLTAVAVLIAPNVDAAMAGFALAFAGTICHDLLFVVRRFVQLEQSMVAIERLKEFTELQQEAPEYIEPRPAASWPEHGSIKVENLVIKYAPDLPSVLHNISFEVSPRQKIGIVGATGCGKSTLALSFFRFVEAAEGRIEIDGVDISKIGLTDLRSRMTIIPQDPTILSGTLRSTLDVFDEYDDVDIYAALRRVHLIKDENPSTSMDEQNDVENRNKNVFEDLSNPVSEGGDNFSSGEKQLICMARAILKRNKILFMDEATASIDYETDALISKTIREEFSDSTIVTIAHRIHTIIDFDKVLVMDRGNIAEFASPADLLRNHKSRFYSLCKATGRTEFKNLKEMALEAERKRKSV, from the exons cctcctcccccatcAAGCGTATCATCCGTCAGCAAGATATTGCTTTGCCAGTCCACAATGGAGAAGCTTTGGACGGCACTTTAGATGACAAGGATCCGTTTGATATTGACGACCCTGTCGTCTGCGAAGACGGAACTCCTGTAGAACCGCAGCAATTTTGGAATTCAacgtggaagaggaagcttGCTGTCATTGGCTTGATGATCCCTCCTCTCATATGTAACGTCCTTCTTTTCATATCCAGTCTACTAGCTCCGTCGAATGATGTTGAGGACCGACAAAGAAATATCATTCTTCCGGCattgcttcttccttcacaaACTGTTACATTGATTGTCGGCTTCTGGCATTTATCTCAAAACGAAGTTTCATCACACTGGCCAACAACAATACATAATGCCATTGATATCTTCACTCAGTTTATCGTCCTCGCCTTCTTGGCTCTTTTGCCATCCAGCCCTTTACCTTCGTCGCCTGTATCTCCTGAGGTGTTCGGAGCAGCACCCCCAGATGCATACAGTTCTTCACTGGCTTTCTTGAAAGCTCTCCTGCCGATCTTATACTTGCCTCCTCTGGTAGCCATTCTTTCGGTACGACGAGGTCCTCCCCTTTATCTACCCCTTGAGGCCATCTATCCCTCCAAGATTATCAGTTCAGTCCCTCCTGATGCTCAGTCTCTCGACCCTCGAAAGGCCAATGTCAGCCCAGAAGTGCAAGCGACCATTCCTGAGTGGCTTTTGTTTGGTTACGCGACCGATGTAATTCGCAAGGGATATGTTTCAGAAAGTTTGGATGTATGGGATTTACCTATCTTACCGAGAACGCTCC GGGCTTTATATCAGTTTAAAAGAATGAAGCGGGCCTACGGGAAGACCAAGGGACGTCGTGGACGAATGGAAGGTTTCAATCTTCTGCTCACTGTCGCCAAGGTTAACTCTGGACTTCTTTGGGCTC AAACCTTGCTCGCAGCGGCCACCGCTTTTGCGTATTATCTCCCTCATTATCTTCTGAAACTGTTCATCAACTTTTTGGAAAACGACCCTGCGCGGACTGAGCCGGCTTGGGGCTGGCTTCTGTGCTTCGGCCTCTTCACCTCCAATGCCCTCATTTTTATAGCCTCTGGAGTCACATGGTCCATTTGCACAACATATCTCCAGGGAAAAATTCGGCTTCAACTCAATACTATGTTGTTCAAGAAAAcgttgttgaagaaggacattGCTGCGAATAGTGGTGATTCAGGGCAAGTGGGTGGAGTccgagaagaagcggcgAAGGataagaagagaaaagaggagaatggAGACAGTAATGCAGAGGACGGAGAGGCTGTTACCTCAAAAACGCAAATTATG ACTCTATTCACCGTCGACGTTGACAGGGTTACTGAATTCGTTTTTCATC TCTTCGCTGTTATTGATGCTCCTCTCGAAATTGTCGT CGCGAGTTTCTTTGTCTTCAAGTTGTTGGGTATTTCGGCCATGTATGGTTTGCTTACAGCCATTC tctctcttcctttgaACCATTTCGCATCCAAGATTGTTGTTAGAGCCCAGGAAAACCTCATGAAGACACGAGACCAAAGAACAGCCCTGATGAACGAAATTCTTCAAGGTATCAGGATGCTCAA GTTCATGGCCTGGGAACGATCTTTTGAAAGCCGAATTCAAACAATCAGAAGGAACGAACTTTCTTGGCAAGCAAGAAACTACCAAATTGAAGTAGCGTTCAACTGTATTTGGGCTTTGACGCCAGTGATAGTCACTGTTGTTTCATTCTTG CACTACACTCTTGTGAGGGGCCAACAGCTTACACCATCTGTTGCCTTTACTTCAGTAGCTGTCTTTGCCGAATTGAG ATACGCGCTGAATGCCAT CCCGGAAACTTTTATACAAGCTTTACAAGGTTTCGTTTCTTGCAGACGCATTGAAAAGTATCTATGTCTTGACGAGGTCGCTGCCATTGAAGAGAACGATGGTGAAGGTGATATTGTGCTTTCCTCCGCAACCTTCACTTGGCCTCGGGATGAAACCGCTTTTGCGAACGAACTCGTCATCGACGCAGTTTCTAATGCGGCTACTCCGAAGACCGCATTCACTCTTGCTGATCTTAATCTTCGATTTCCTAAGGGCAAGCTATCACTGATCTGTGGTAGGCTAG GGTCCGGGAAGTCCCTTCTTTTGGCGGGTCTTCTTGGTGAGGCTGATCTCCTTACTGGTCACGTCGTCTGCCCTCGCTCTGCACCTGATGCGATGAGTAAGGCATCGGCAAATCCATCAGGAGACCCCTGGATTGTACCGAACATGGTTGCCTATGTGCCCCAACAAGCCTGGCTTCAAAATGCGTCGATTAAGGAAAAtatcctcttctcatcgCCTTGGGATGCAGAGAGATACCAGCAGGTAATTGAGGCTTGTTCTCTGTTGAATGACTTGGATattcttgaagatggagacgAGAC CGAAGTAGGGGAGAAAGGCCTCAACCTCAGTGGTGGCCAAAAAGCACGAG TATCCCTCGCACGAGCCATATATAGTCGAGCAGGtgttcttttccttgacgACG TTCTTAGCGCTGTCGATGCCCATACAGCTCACGCAATTATGACCAACTGTTTACAAGGCCCCATCATAGAAGGCCGGACAGTACTTATCGTATCTCATCACACAGCTCTTGTTTCCCCAGCCGCCGCCTATATAGTGGCCTTGGAAAAT GGCGATGTCAAATTTTCTGGTACTAGGGAAGAGTTTGTGGCCTCAAATCTGATTGATGAActggatgaggaagatgccCAAGCAAGACCAACTGATTCTGAacaaaaggaggaaaagacaGTTGAAGAAAACTCTACCAAAATTGCAAATAAAAGCGTCCTTAGTCTCAGCGGCGCATGTGCCGAGAGTGAAGCGCCAGACTCTGAAACTAGCTCTCTTGCTCCTGAGGATGACAAAACCATAGTTAGCTCAACGCTAGGAGTCAAGCAAAAAACTCCCCGGAAGCTCATTGAAGACGAAAAGCGCGCACGAGGCAGGATAACCTGGACAGTTTGGAAAACATACTTCAGC GCTCTCGGTGGGCCTATATGGT GGTCGTTGTTTATTTTGTCCCTGGCGATGGCAATGCTTGTTCCGGTTGCGGAGAAGGGATGGCTAGG ATACTGGACTGGGTCGAGTTTATCTCCTTCAGAAGGTGGTCATACCACCCGTTATTATGTGATGGGGTATTCTGTG ATCACAATCGCAGGGGTATTTGCCTCCAACTTGCAGTACTGCATAATATATTTCGGCTCGCTTCAAGCCAGCAGAAGGCTTCATAATT CTATGCTGAAATCAGTTTTGTTTTCAACTCTACGCTTCCATGACACAACCAGCCGAGGACGGCTACTCAATCGTTTTGGTAAAGATATCGAAGGCCTTGACTCCAGTACAGCAGACAATT TTGTGCGTAGTGCGGCATACGGCCTCAATGTTGTAGTCACATTCATTTCCATCACTTATGTGGGCGGTCTCCCCTTTGTCATTGCTGGATG TGTTGTATTGGTTGTCTACTATCAAGCCGGGTCAATTTACGGGCAAACTTCACGGGATATGCGGCGCTTGGACTCAGTGACCCGATCGCCTTTGTACTCGCTATTTGGAGAGACTGTCTCTGGTGTTGCAGTTCTTCGAGCATTCGGTGCTA GTAACATGGCTTTGAAAAATATGATGAAACTCGCGGACACGaatcttcttgcttttgccTGGTCTTG GACTGTTAATCGCTGGTTGTCGG CGCGTTTCAATCTTCTAAGCGCGGTTTTGGTTGGTTTGACTGCAGTTGCAGTCCTTATCGCTCCAAATGTTGATGCGGCAATGGCCGGCTTTGCTCTGGCATTTGCGGGGACTATATGTCATGATTTGCTTTTTGTCGTTAGGCGTTTCGTGCAGCTGGAGCAAAGTATGGTGGCAATTGAACGCTTGAAAGA GTTTACCGAGCTTCAACAGGAAGCGCCGGAATATATAGAACCTAGACCTGCCGCTTCCTGGCCTGAACATGGATCCATTAAAGTTGAAAACCTCGTCATTAAGTACGCT CCCGACCTTCCTAGCGTCCTCCATAATATTTCTTTTGAAGTGTCCCCTCGACAGAAGATTGGCATTGTTGGTGCTACCGGTTGTGGCAAGTCCACATTGGCTCTGAGCTTCTTCCGTTTTGTTGAGGCGGCGGAAGGTCGCATTGAGATTGATGGGGTAGACATATCAAAAATTGGATTGACTGATTTGCGAAGTCGAATGACCATTATACCTCAAGACCCAACAATTCTGTCCGGGACACTGCGTTCAACACTCGATGTCTTTGACGAATATGACGATGTCGATATTTACGCCGCACTCAGGAGAGTGCATTTGATCAAGGATGAAAACCCCTCGACTTCTATGGATGAGCAAAACGACGTGGAAAACAGGAATAAAAATGTATTTGAGGATCTCTCGAATCCAGTCAG CGAAGGAGGGGACAACTTTTCAAGCGGTGAAAAGCAGCTCATTTG CATGGCGCGCGCAATACTCAAAAGAAACAAAATATTATTCATGGACGAAGCGACTGCATCGATCGATT